In a single window of the Agrobacterium vitis genome:
- a CDS encoding sulfite exporter TauE/SafE family protein: MVSLSGFFVGALVGITGVGGASLMTPLMVLLFGIHPATAVGTDLLYAAITKMAGAAVHHRHGHIRWRLVGLLALGSIPATSVTLWLMSGVDRKSAHSTDLLTTSLGIMLMITALILLFRDLLMRYEINWLQAHRSPSPRTIAIGTVVLGLVLGTVVTLTSVGAGAIGVTVLLFLYPRAAINDIVGSDIAHAIPLTLIGGIGYWVIGDVNWVLLGSLLIGSIPGIVMGSYAAPRLPEKAVRMILAVILVVVAAKLIAL, encoded by the coding sequence ATGGTTTCGCTTTCAGGCTTTTTCGTCGGGGCTCTGGTCGGTATTACCGGCGTTGGCGGCGCCTCGCTGATGACGCCATTGATGGTGCTGCTGTTTGGCATTCATCCGGCAACCGCAGTGGGAACCGACCTTCTCTACGCGGCAATCACCAAAATGGCGGGTGCAGCCGTGCATCATCGCCACGGGCACATCCGCTGGCGGCTGGTCGGCCTGCTGGCGCTGGGCAGCATTCCGGCAACATCGGTGACGCTCTGGCTGATGAGCGGCGTCGACCGGAAAAGCGCCCATTCCACCGATCTCCTGACCACCAGCCTCGGCATCATGCTGATGATCACTGCACTCATCCTGCTGTTTCGCGATCTGCTGATGCGCTATGAAATCAACTGGCTTCAAGCCCATCGCAGCCCTAGCCCACGCACCATTGCAATCGGCACTGTCGTTCTTGGCCTAGTGCTGGGCACCGTCGTTACGCTGACTTCGGTTGGCGCTGGTGCCATTGGCGTGACCGTGCTGCTGTTTCTCTACCCACGTGCAGCCATCAACGATATCGTCGGCTCCGATATTGCTCACGCCATTCCGCTGACGCTGATCGGCGGTATCGGCTATTGGGTGATCGGCGACGTCAACTGGGTGCTGCTGGGCTCCTTGCTGATCGGCTCCATTCCAGGCATCGTCATGGGAAGTTATGCGGCACCACGCCTGCCGGAAAAGGCGGTAAGAATGATCCTCGCGGTTATTCTGGTCGTCGTCGCTGCAAAGCTGATCGCGCTATAG